A window of Daucus carota subsp. sativus chromosome 2, DH1 v3.0, whole genome shotgun sequence genomic DNA:
TCTTATCGCTTGTGAAACAATTTCACCATTCTCTATTTCATCGTTAACCTTTTGTTGAAACCAGTCCGCAAAAAGCCGATTGTGCTCACCAATCAGCCACTGAATGCTTTTGTTTCTCCCTCCATAAATATGTTCAATATATTCCTTGTGCATCCTTGCAAAAAGCACAAGCTAAATTAAAAACAGGAAAAATGTTATGTAAACAATTTACTAAAAAAAACAGACTTACATAATATATGGATGAACTTCATGATTGTTTAGAAGCACACTTAAATGTGCCTCGTCCCGTTCTCTTTCTTCAACCGACTTTATTACTGCAGCGGATAATGGACCAGAAAGCTTGTTGTCATGGTCCTTAGGAAGACCAGCAGTTGTGCAACTCTGCTTAGCAAACTCTGCACAAAATTCAACGGATTCTTCTCCAAGATATCTTTCTGCTATACAACCTTCCGGATAAAAACGGTTTTTCACGTAGCTTTTGAGCACTTTATTAAACCGTTCGAAAGGAAACATCCATCGATAGAAAACAGGTCCACAGAGTCGCAATTCTCGGACCAAATGAACGGTGAGATGTATCATTACATCAAAAAATGACGGAGGAAAAATCTTTTCTAGCTCGCACAATGTCAGTACCACATCAGCTTGCAATTTTTCTAGTTTTGATACATCTACAACCTTGTTACACAAAGAGTTAAAAAAGAAACACAGCCTGATAATGCTAACCCTTACATTTTTGGGGAGTACAGACCGGATTGCGACCGGAAGCAGCTGCTGAAGTAGTATGTGGCAGTCATGGGACTTGAGTCCAAACAACTTCGCATCAGCCATTGATACACAGTTTTTAATATTCGATGCGTGTCCATATGGCAGTTTCATTGATAATAGTGATCCCAACACTTTTCGTTTTTCGGCCTTTGTAAGAGTAAAAACAGAAGGAGGTAGGTAAGTTCTCTTTACACCTACTTGCGGAGCTAAATCAAGTCTAATCCCCATTTCCATCATGTCATTACGAGATGCTTCACTGTCTTTAGACTTGTGCTTTATATTAAGTAGTGTCCCAATCAAATTGTCGCACACATTTTTCTCAATGTGCATAACATCGAGACAGTGACGTACATGATGAAATTTCCAGTATTCTAagtcaaaaaaaattgactttttCTTCCATGGACAGTCTACCTTCTTTGCCTTctttacttcttttccaaaagtaaatttaatttgcTCTTGTTGCTCTAGAACCTGTTCTCCAGAAAGGGGTTGACGTGGTTGTCCAAATTCTTGTTCGCCATTAAAAGCTGCTTTCTTCCTTCTATAAGGATGATGCCTAGGCAAATAGCGACGGTGACCTTGATAACACATCTTCCTGCTATGGGATAAATATTTCGCAACAGTGTCGTCACCACATACAGGACATGACATATACCCCTGATTCACGCAACCTGATAAATTTCCGTATGCCGGGAAGTCATTTATCGTCCATAACAACATTGCTCTTAAAGTGAAAGAAGAATTGGTACTAGCATCGTATACATTTGGCTCGCCTTCTTCCCATAGCTTCAGCAAATCATCAATCAGTGGTTGTAGAAAGACATCAATGTTATTACCAGGCTCATGTGGACCAGAGACTAGTACGGTTAACATcataaacttcctcttcatGCATAACCATGGAGGAAGATTATAAGTTATCAAAACTACTGGCCAACAACTATATCTATTAGTTAGACCGTTATTATGTGGGTTGATACCATCTGCTGCTAAAGCTAAGCGGAGGTTCCTTGGCTCATTACCGAAGGTTGGCCACCTATAATCAACATTCCGCCAAGAAGGTGAATCTGCTGGATGACGCATTTGGCCATCCTGAATTCTTTTGTCAGAATGCCAAGTTAAAAGTTTAGCGGTTGAAGCAGATTTAAACATCCGTTTAAATCTGGGAATAATTGGAAAGTACCACATTACTTTCGCTGGAATATTAACCCTAGCTTTCCCATCCTTCCCCAGCTTCCATCGAGATAAACTACACTTGGGACACTCAGAAGCACTCTCGTTTACACCCCTGTACAGAACACACTCATTCGGACATGCGTGGAATTTGATATATTCAAGGCCTAAATTAGATAAGGTTTTCTTTGCTTCGTACGCATTAACAGGCAAGACATGATCCTCAGGAAGTAAGGAACCCACAGAAGATAATAGGTCAGTAAATGCATTATCGCTAATACCAAATCGCGCCCTCCAGTTGTGCAATTTTAACATTGAATCTAGTTTACTGCATTCACTACCCTCATATAAAGGTTGTTGAGCATCAGCTACAAACCGCTTGAATTCATACGAATCTTTATCGTAATTATCAGCCCCCGAATTATTATATGCTGCTTCGCAAACACCAAAGGCTTCTGTCGGATCAGGATTAGGATCAGGAGCCTGTTTGGTGTGAGAAGCAGCAGTTGATCTAGAAGTAGTCTTAGATTCCCCATGCCAAATCCATTTAATGTAACCCAAGCTAAACCCATTCTCATACAGATGACCCCTAATAACTTTTACCGATAACTTCTTGAAATTACCGCAGCGTGAACATGGACAAGGTATGCTCTTAGGATCTTCACTATTATCTTCGgcataaatcaaaaaattttcaACCCCGATTTCATAGTCTAATGTGTCCCTGTCTTTTCCGATCCATGTTTTATCCATATGTTGTTCCATCTATACAGGACCTACCTAATTGTCATtacgaaaatataattaaatacgagtttcacacacacacacacacacacatatatataagctCATGTGATAATAACATACGTTAATTTAACTGCCTAAAAGAGTGAAAATATGCTACCATAGAGGTTAATTACACTATAATCAGGTAAGAATACACTGTAATGAATCATTCAAAACATTCAAGGATAACAAATTGCAAGCATTATACAAAATCCAAACAGTGTGCATTCTTAATCGAAACTTTCAGTGAGTAAGCAAATTGCAAGcatttaaaacatttaaaataacaGTTGTGCATAATAAATCCAAACTCCAACAAAAAACAACatctaaatataaaaacaaagaacaaaattttgaaagcaacatatataagtataaaaaCAAAGAACAACAAAAAATCACAATCGAACAAAAAATCGAAagcaaaatcaaaatttgagaaTGGGTATAAAAATAAAGTACCACTCGAACAAATCCAAAGCCAGACTCGAACCACTCGAACCCAGACTCGAACCCAGATGAACTCTGAGTTGTAAATCGAACCGTTAAGCCCTAAAATTGAAAGCTCCAACCTTTAATCCCTGAAATCGAACAAAACACAAGGAGAAAAAAGGGAAATAAGTTAgaaccaatccaaaccaaaaCTCGAACCAATTCAAACCAGACTGGAACCCAAATGAACTCCGAGTTGTAAATCGAACCTTTAAGCCCTAAAACTGAAAGCTCCAACCTTTAATCCATGAAATCCAAGCTTAATCGAACAAAACAAAAGGAGAAAAAAGGGAAATAAGTTAGGTTAAATCGAAAAAACGAGAGAAAAAAAGGTGAAGAAGAAATTTGATTGAAAGAAAACGAAAGTTTGAAAAGGGGAGAAGCTGTCGGGGAGAGAGAGTTTACCTGTGTGTTTGTGTCTGAAAAGGGGGGGAATGagtgtttttatttgttttttatatttatgttattgtttttgtttttagtttagGATTGAGGAAAAAGGGGGGGGGGGACAGATGGAGGGTTTAAGAAAAGCGGGAGTTATTTCACAAAAAATTGGCTAAGGCGGGGAACAATGGGAGGACCGCGcgcttaaaaattttaaacacgTGTTAGACATCGGTTAAAGGAATAACCGATGCATAGATTAGTAAAAGACATCAGTTTGTGTGCAACCGATGTAAAAGATATCGTTTAACATCGAGGTGATTTGCAACCGATGTCTAAACAGCGATGTCTAatccactttttctagtagtgtaatGACAAGGGTACTTGGTCATTTGCAAGAATCCTCATCAGATCACCACACACTCTTTTGCTTTGCACCCAGCAATCTAGCTTGTTGTCTGGATGTGCAATTACTAAGTTCTTGATAAGATGATTAGCATTAATCATCAAAAACCTAGCAAAATAGATATTCTTGGACCGTCCTTCATGAGGACCCAACTTAGcaacaatttcaaataaaacCAATTCACCAATATTAAAGTAATCATCAGTTAATAACATGTGAAATATGGTTTGCATAGACATGATAAAGGCATCATAGTTAGACACTTTACCAAAGAAAACTTTAATAAAAGAATCACACAGAAAACTCCACTCCTTGCGCATATGGCGCCTAAGAATCTGTCCTAAGTTAGACAGATCACCATTATAGTGTATATCCCTACGCATACTAAGGATTTTACTATCGTTAGGCACCCTATCAGTTGAGTTCCTAGGCAAATTAAGAGCAGCCCTAACAACTTCACCATTAATAACACAATCCTCATTATTAATCCTAACAGTTAAAGTTTTAGAGTCAGAGTTGTACCTAGCAGAAGTCCACATCTGCTCAACAGTCTCACAGTAGATTGTTGGAGCATGAAGCATAGCGTAGGAGCACTTACATTCCTTGATGTAATCCATCATGGTGTGGAAGGCTTCGGTCTTTTTCGCCTCTTTATCCACATATGCAACGTGGTTGTTCTGCTTGTAAATGAACCCAGTAGAACTAGTGATTTTGACTACAGGCGCCATTGatgagaaagcttgaagagagaTTAGGGCTCGAGAGAGTTTTATagaagaaagagagagagagagttaagaTTTTGCAAATGCAGATGagaaatgaaataaattaaaggcaaactatttatactctcagtaaaaataaatgaagtaaccgttcaaaaagtagccaagcgtcatcaatcgatatacatatacatatgtatgtatttatcgATCGATAAATTATTGGATATTGGcgattgatattttaatatatcaatggCTAAGAAGAGGGAAAGAAAATAGTCATCGATGTATCAAGGCTACTCTCATTTATCCAGTGATATGTAACACATTATCAATTGCTAAAATAGCGATCGATAGTGGCTATTTTGACTTAGACAAAATTGAATTCCATTTGTCACATATCACACGctgcataaaaatataaatgaataactagagaaatttaacataccaagttcacttactaatcttgagaatATGGATTCATGAAGTGGTTTGGTAAAAATATCTGCTAGTTGTGTTTCACTGGGAAGAAAATGGAGCTCAACTGTTCCattcatcacatgttccctaatgaaatgatacctaatgtctatgtgctttgttcttgagtgttgcactggattctCAGTTATGGCAATAACACTTGTATTGTCACTAAAAATAGGAATTTTGGAGACTTTTAAACCACAATCCACcagttgatttctcatccataaGATCTGTGCACAAaaacttccagctgcaatatattcagcttttgcagttgatgtagaaactgaatttttctttttgctgAACCAAGAAACCAGCTTatttccaagaaattgacaggtgcttgttgtactttttctatcaattctacaccctgcataatcagcatctgaaaaaccaattaaatcaaAGCCAGAATCTCTGGgataccaaataccaagatttgggaTACCCTCGAGATATCTGAAAATCTTTTTAATTGCTATCAAATGAGATtccctaggatcagcttggaatctagcaGAAAGACAagtggcaaacattatatcaggtctacttgCTGTTAAATACAAAAGtgagccaaccatgcctctataacttgaaatgtccactttcttttccttagtattcaattcaagtttagtggcagtggccatgggagttttaGCAGTGGAGCAATTTACTagatcaaactttttcaataagtcaTTTACATATTTAGTTTGACTAATAAATATGCCATCACTAACTTATTTGACttgcaaaccaagaaagtatgataattctcccatcatgctcatttcatatttactttgcataagcttggcaaactttttgcaaagtttctcatccgTACAACCAAAtattatgtcatccacataaatttgaacaagtatactacagccattaacatttctataaaatagaattttatCTACAGTACCTCTTGTGAAGTGATTCTCAAGAAGAGACTGTGATaaagtgtcataccaggctctcggtgcttgcttcagtccatagagagctttcaagagaagatacacaaattctggaaaatttggatcttcaaaaccaggtggctgacagacatagacttcttcctctaGCTCACAATTTAGAaaggcactcttgacatccatctgatagactttgaaattggcatgagcagcataagcaagaaaaattctgattgcttcaagtctggctactggagcaaatgtctcatcataatctattccttcttcttgagagtagcctttagcaaccagtcttgctttgttccttgttaccacaccattttcatccatcttatttctgaatacccattttgtaccaacaaTAGCTCTGTCTTTTGGTTtaggtaccagcttccatactttaCTTCTTTCAAACTggtttagctcctcttgcatagcTAGAATCCAGTCTGGATCAAGAagagcttcttcaacctttttaggCTCAACCTGTGATAGAAATCTACTATACAGACATTCATCCAtggttgctcttcttgttttgacacctgcagctgcatctccaataatgagctcaaaagggtgatcccttgtccattttctatGGGGAGGTAGATTTGATCTGGATGAATTGGCTTCATTTGTGAAGTCATGTTCATTTTGAGAAGCTCCCCCTAAGTGAGTGGACCTTGAGCTACTAGCCATTGATGGACTAGCAGTTGATGGAACATTAGCCGTTGATGATGATTGAGGTACATCAACTACTGTCCTAGCAGTTGTCGTATTATTAGCAATTGATGGAGAAATTCcaccaatatttatattttcagcataatcatcatcatcactttccagCTCTACCACACCTTCAGactcattttcaaattgaagaacatcatgaaatccttcatcatccaggccttgaattttcttgtcatcaaacatcacatgAACAGATTCCATAAAAATGTTTAATCTTAGATTGTAAACTCTATAGGCTTTTCTAGCTGCATATCCAACAAAAATCCcttcatctgcctttgcttcaaatttgccaaggttttcaccttgatttctcaatacaaaacacttgcatccaaagacatgtaGAAAGTTTAAGGTTGGCTTTTTTCCTTTAAACAATTGATAGGGTGTCATTCCTTGTGCTTGGTTTATcagagagatattttgagtgtaaCATGTTGtgttaacagcttcagcccaaaagtatgttggtgataagtggattttatatccacttggaagccttcgttttggcttaaagtgatggaatggcctcaagcttttgatatttttgatatgttttagtgtggtgttgtgtaggtttcttggaaggagaacgaagagggGAATCATagctttaattgaaaaaaaacggcgaagcaatcggatgcacgaggagAAAGTTACGGACGTGAAAAGGTTGGGTGTCAGGGTTGCTGAtttggcgcgcccgccccaattttggcgcgcccgccccgttgg
This region includes:
- the LOC108207129 gene encoding uncharacterized protein LOC108207129 — encoded protein: MEQHMDKTWIGKDRDTLDYEIGVENFLIYAEDNSEDPKSIPCPCSRCGNFKKLSVKVIRGHLYENGFSLGYIKWIWHGESKTTSRSTAASHTKQAPDPNPDPTEAFGVCEAAYNNSGADNYDKDSYEFKRFVADAQQPLYEGSECSKLDSMLKLHNWRARFGISDNAFTDLLSSVGSLLPEDHVLPVNAYEAKKTLSNLGLEYIKFHACPNECVLYRGVNESASECPKCSLSRWKLGKDGKARVNIPAKVMWYFPIIPRFKRMFKSASTAKLLTWHSDKRIQDGQMRHPADSPSWRNVDYRWPTFGNEPRNLRLALAADGINPHNNGLTNRYSCWPVVLITYNLPPWLCMKRKFMMLTVLVSGPHEPGNNIDVFLQPLIDDLLKLWEEGEPNVYDASTNSSFTLRAMLLWTINDFPAYGNLSGCVNQGYMSCPVCGDDTVAKYLSHSRKMCYQGHRRYLPRHHPYRRKKAAFNGEQEFGQPRQPLSGEQVLEQQEQIKFTFGKEVKKAKKVDCPWKKKSIFFDLEYWKFHHVRHCLDVMHIEKNVCDNLIGTLLNIKHKSKDSEASRNDMMEMGIRLDLAPQVGVKRTYLPPSVFTLTKAEKRKVLGSLLSMKLPYGHASNIKNCVSMADAKLFGLKSHDCHILLQQLLPVAIRSVLPKNVRVSIIRLCFFFNSLCNKVVDVSKLEKLQADVVLTLCELEKIFPPSFFDVMIHLTVHLVRELRLCGPVFYRWMFPFERFNKVLKSYVKNRFYPEGCIAERYLGEESVEFCAEFAKQSCTTAGLPKDHDNKLSGPLSAAVIKSVEERERDEAHLSVLLNNHEVHPYIMMHKEYIEHIYGGRNKSIQWLIGEHNRLFADWFQQKVNDEIENGEIVSQAIRWLACKPSFTVLSFEGYLVDGVRYFTKDRDNARVVQNSGVSLVAKTVQVSSAKDLNPVESDMTFYGRIEEIWELDYHAFKAPLFLCTWADSDKGVKIDDLGFTLVDLSRQGHKNDKYVSVDQVKQIFYVEDPVDSTWSVVLTSTSRDYHEVYDDDELGDTILENPPFCSKIPAIDPEADSGNLRENGEGIWIKK